The following proteins are encoded in a genomic region of Fusarium oxysporum f. sp. lycopersici 4287 chromosome 1, whole genome shotgun sequence:
- a CDS encoding hypothetical protein (At least one base has a quality score < 10), with the protein MSLINPTSGASVKSYRAEFSFHVLPRSRPHPFSRNRSLLLPTESIVSSCTPFRIISPVPHLYRLFRFLGYVFGYLCTLQYRYTLSLLEFDSQSQNKAVSLCLLISPALPSFPLIALS; encoded by the coding sequence ATGTCCCTAATCAACCCCACGTCTGGGGCAAGTGTAAAATCTTACCGGGCTGAGTTCTCTTTTCATGTCTTGCCTCGATCTCGACCTCATCCCTTCTCTCGTAATCGCTCCTTACTCCTACCTACTGAAAGCATTGTCTCTAGTTGTACACCTTTCAGAATCATCTCACCGGTCCCTCATCTGTATAGACTTTTTCGTTTCCTCGGTTATGTTTTCGGTTATCTATGTACTCTACAGTACCGTTATACTCTAAGTTTGCTTGAATTTGACTCGCAGTCTCAAAATAAGGCCGTTTCTTTGTGTCTTCTTATCTCCCCCGCTCTCCCTTCCTTCCCATTGATTGCACTTTCCTAA
- a CDS encoding hypothetical protein (At least one base has a quality score < 10): MFPSFAQERLYAHPEIRPDIHYDDNPEPSPSPRPGDSYTVSPAEHEASEEACDDTSISETPEHEKSEHAEDDTAVSSRPSRQVDYLSNEWREEDIWSSWRYVVTWRKEFPNSARLENASWRAWMKTKNNLKTISPESLNWLKDCDVTWLYGPLQSGPKNLHPTDIESSSVSLSKADSLIILNKKPILKKRSTYEVMLQRSLSTASLLEQATAAVKAQKTRGILQLHLGRSSTDYFACPFASYRLGGEKSSVAPSLKSSRIISSSFEQKHVHFNEQVEQCIAVEAKYDKDMVDDHYGFDSDLDDGVMIKRVKTKKRPISRHKTLKSKPAAEGKTIAMLPSTTLKYRENTPEPRQTAMKHSRSPLKSPYYSKETLRSAKKSGRSFFGEEDNDDSLDNALLSPRSGRASPPNADTNGDLSRSISQGSLCKEPPGMRRTPSGMFMPYLESEIQSGDCVFGRVIDTVNTARDIAHVIWNVGWKK, from the exons ATGTTTCCATCCTTTGCGCAAGAGAGGCTCTACGCTCACCCAGAGATCCGTCCTGATATTCACTACGATGATAACCCAGAGCCATCCCCCAGTCCCCGACCAGGCGACTCTTATACCGTCTCTCCTGCAGAACACGAGGCCTCTGAAGAGGCTTGTGATGATACATCAATATCCGAAACACCAGAGCACGAAAAATCCGAACATGCGGAGGATGACACTGCAGTCTCAAGTAGGCCGTCGCGCCAAGTCGATTATCTGTCCAATGAATGGAGAGAGGAGGATATCTGGTCCTCATGGCGATACGTTGTAACATGGAGGAAAGAGTTTCCAAACAGCGCTCGATTGGAAAATGCTTCTTGGAGGGCATGGATGAAGACCAAGAACAATCTCAAGACCATCTCCCCTGAATCGCTTAATTG GCTCAAGGATTGTGATGTCACCTGGCTCTATGGCCCTCTGCAGTCAGGACCAAAGAACCTCCACCCTACCGACATAGAGTCCTCGAGTGTGTCGCTGTCAAAGGCCGACTCACTAATCatcctcaacaagaagcccattctgaagaagagaagcacGTATGAAGTTATGCTTCAGCGCTCGCTGTCCACGGCCTCATTATTGGAGCAAGCCACCGCAGCTGTGAAGGCCCAGAAGACCCGAGGAATCCTCCAGCTCCACCTCGGTCGTTCGTCAACAGACTACTTCGCCTGCCCATTTGCATCATATCGATTGGGCGGAGAAAAAAGTAGCGTCGCTCCCTCGTTAAAATCATCTAGAATCATTTCCTCCAGTTTTGAGCAAAAGCATGTTCATTTCAATGAGCAAGTTGAGCAGTGCATAGCTGTTGAAGCTAAGTATGATAAAGATATGGTCGATGACCACTACGGTTTTGATAGTGACTTGGATGACGGGGTTATGATAAAGCGAGTCAAAACCAAGAAGAGGCCAATATCCCGACACAAGACTTTGAAGTCAAAGCCAGCAGCTGAAGGAAAAACAATTGCGATGCTGCCTTCCACTACCCTCAAATACCGCGAAAACACTCCCGAGCCGCGACAGACTGCCATGAAGCACTCTCGAAGCCCGCTCAAGTCCCCTTACTATTCAAAAGAGACCCTGCGATCTGCCAAGAAGTCAGGCAGGTCCTTTTTTGGGGAGGAAGATAATGATGACAGCCTCGACAATGCGTTGTTGAGCCCCCGTTCAGGGCGGGCGTCACCCCCCAATGCGGATACCAATGGCGATCTGAGCAGGTCTATTTCACAGGGCAGCCTTTGTAAGGAGCCTCCGGGTATGCGACGCACCCCGTCTGGTATGTTTATGCCTTATCTGGAAAGTGAAATACAATCCGGGGATTGCGTATTTGGCCGCGTTATTGACACGGTCAACACTGCTCGCGATATCGCCCACGTTATCTGGAACGTTGGCTGGAAGAAGTAA
- a CDS encoding hypothetical protein (At least one base has a quality score < 10), giving the protein MHGRNEDPYPYNFQLPESILSRKTSNDLLDRSLSSCNPSAMPEASPKSSNLIRRFSNRAHRFASSRQQSSAAPANRNGSIGPSILRCRSNSNATAPPRPPEYNAVTDTDEEADPVPDGNISLFGLDGATHSSSSNDAAGSINGSGNAKAGPVLPAELRNGCEVLKVSRRSRARRVNLIYETESNKLSWDPARPHKSLHVDEIKEIRTGPDTQQYCLDFGMSESCAVTWFTIIYTVQCNSRTKLLHIVTDNEEVLKRWTGFLEATLTYRQGSMTSLMAFDDRAIGPWTLQTNFRLSDVRRREKLNFTEFRGFIRLMKQRHDVQRINRSIAAKPEIGMTFPEFLAFLRDIQGEDVDSNLSMWEKQFAYLSRRCRPDAVETSDAAYDMLVMSEAAFRLYRSLKTTLLTAPMNEYIISSSHNTYLLGRQVAGQSSVEGYISVLIRGCRCVEIDCWDGNSGQPEVNHGRTLTTSISFREVIATISKYAFVKSRFPLWISLEVHCNPNQQAIMVNIIKEAFGSRLVTETLEDCYDKLPSPSELMERILIKVKKPQIKQEPPASNFRCRRRGNSLNSPLTRSETDAAMLMPSQSLPQSLMRSPSPSCRRPVRKTRVNTITEGGVQARASRSASDNDSGGERNSRKTSTKIVKELGDLGVYCSGVNYAGFDTAEAKQYNHIFSFMESSFAKHFRAKEQKIAVDLHNLRYMMRVYPDRTRITSNNFDPLLYWRRGIQMVALNWQTFDLGMQINRAMFDGGQDFSGYVLKPAELLDIQVLPYNPELPGGKKERSVVSFTIAVISAQRLMRPASLPANKAMNPYVEVEVFHASDKREKSYESALPRDLDPPQKFRTNIVRDNGFNPMFDGHFKFKVTKKQPDLVFVRWSVKLSNDGENYNDRPAVATYTAKLSNLKQGYRTLPLLNDAGDQYLFSKLFCKIKVDSIEKMMIDAPCRALDGSRIKGLSVKAFS; this is encoded by the exons ATGCACGGTAGGAATGAGGACCCGTACCCCTACAACTTTCAGCTGCCGGAGTCTATCCTATCTCGCAAGACGAGCAACGACTTACTAGATCGAAGCTTGTCTAGCTGCAACCCCAGCGCAATGCCCGAGGCCTCGCCTAAGAGTAGCAACTTGATTCGTCGCTTCTCGAATCGCGCCCATCGGTTTGCCAGCAGCAGACAACAATCTTCGGCAGCCCCTGCTAACCGGAACGGTAGTATCGGTCCCAGCATCTTGCGCTGTCGGAGTAACAGCAACGCCACTGCCCCGCCACGGCCGCCAGAGTATAACGCCGTGACTGACACTGACGAGGAGGCTGACCCGGTTCCGGATGGCAACATATCTCTCTTTGGCCTCGACGGAGCCACTCACTCATCAAGCAGCAATGACGCTGCCGGTTCAATTAATGGAAGTGGCAATGCCAAGGCAGGACCCGTGTTGCCGGCCGAGCTTCGGAATGGTTGTGAAGTTCTCAAGGTGTCCAGGAGAAGTCGCGCGAGACGGGTGAATCTTATATATGAGACCGAATCCAACAAGCTCTCGTGGGACCCTGCTCGCCCACATAAGTCCTTACACGTCGATGAGATCAAAGAGATCCGAACTGGTCCTGATACTCAACAATACTGCCTTGACTTTGGAATGTCCGAATCGTGTGCGGTTACCTGGTTCACCATTATCTATACCGTCCAATGCAACTCAAGGACCAAGCTTCTGCACATTGTCACCGATAATGAGGAAGTCTTGAAACGCTGGACTGGGTTCCTCGAGGCTACATTGACTTACCGGCAGGGATCAATGACCTCTCTCATGGCCTTCGACGATAGAGCCATAGGCCCA TGGACCCTGCAGACCAACTTCCGCCTATCCGATGTCCGACGACGTGAGAAGCTCAACTTTACCGAGTTCAGGGGTTTCATCCGCCTGATGAAGCAGAGGCACGATGTTCAGCGAATCAATCGCAGCATTGCCGCTAAACCTGAGATTGGCATGACCTTTCCAGAGTTTCTAGCTTTCCTCCGCGATATCCAAGGGGAGGACGTTGATTCTAACCTTTCTATGTGGGAGAAGCAATTTGCCTACCTCAGCCGCCGATGCCGACCTGATGCAGTCGAGACCTCCGATGCGGCTTATGACATGCTGGTCATGTCCGAAGCCGCCTTT CGATTATACCGGAGCCTCAAAACTACACTCTTGACCGCCCCCATGAACGAATATATCATCTCTAGCTCCCACAACACCTACCTCCTTGGTCGACAGGTAGCCGGTCAGTCCAGCGTCGAGGGCTACATCTCGGTTCTTATTCGAGGCTGCCGCTGTGTCGAGATTGACTGCTGGGATGGCAACTCTGGGCAGCCCGAGGTCAACCACGGTCGCACCCTTACGACCTCGATTAGTTTCCGTGAGGTCATAGCGACGATCAGTAAGTACGCCTTTGTTAAGTCGAGGTTCCCTCTCTGGATCTCCCTCGAGGTTCATTGCAACCCTAATCAGCAAGCCATCATGGTCAACATTATAAAGGAGGCCTTCGGCTCTCGACTGGTCACTGAGACGTTGGAAGACTGCTATGACAAACTGCCTTCACCCTCTGAGCTCATGGAACGCATCctcatcaaggtcaagaagccgCAGATCAAGCAGGAGCCTCCTGCCAGCAATTTCCGCTGCCGCCGACGAGGCAACAGCCTCAACTCACCACTGACTCGTTCCGAGACTGATGCCGCCATGTTGATGCCTTCGCAGTCGCTTCCTCAGAGCCTCATGCGTAGCCCTAGCCCTTCTTGTCGTCGACCGGTGAGAAAGACTCGTGTCAACACAATTACTGAAGGTGGGGTGCAAGCTAGGGCGAGTAGAAGCGCCAGCGACAATGACAGCGGCGGGGAGCGAAACTCACGAAAGACGTCTACCAAGATTGTTAAAGAGCTTGGTGATCTTGGCGTCTACTGTTCCGGTGTCAATTATGCTGGCTTTGACACTGCCGAGGCGAAGCAATACAACCacatcttctccttcatggAGTCGAGCTTTGCCAAGCACTTTCGCGCCAAGGAACAGAAGATAGCAGTCGACCTCCACAACCTGCGCTACATGATGCGAGTTTACCCTGATCGCACCAGAATCACCTCCAACAACTTTGATCCCCTCCTGTACTGGCGCCGCGGAATCCAGATGGTTGCGCTCAACTGGCAGACCTTCGACTTGGGTATGCAGATCAACCGCGCCATGTTTGACGGTGGGCAGGACTTCTCGGGCTACGTGCTTAAACCTGCGGAGCTACTGGACATCCAAGTGCTCCCATACAACCCCGAACTTCCTGGGGGCAAGAAGGAGCGCAGTGTTGTTTCATTCACCATCGCTGTCATCTCGGCACAACGGCTTATGCGACCGGCCAGCCTCCCCGCCAACAAGGCGATGAACCCGTAcgtcgaggtcgaggtcTTCCACGCCAGTGATAAACGGGAGAAGAGTTATGAGTCAGCCTTGCCTCGAGATCTTGACCCACCGCAAAAGTTTCGGACGAATATCGTACGAGATAACGGCTTCAACCCAATGTTTGATGGTCACTTCAAGTTCAAAGTCACGAAGAAACAACCCGACCTGGTATTTGTCCGATGGTCTGTCAAACTCTCCAACGATGGCGAGAACTACAATGACAGACCGGCAGTGGCCACCTACACTGCTAAGCTTAGCAACCTCAAGCAAGGCTACCGCACCTTACCTCTTCTCAACGATGCTGGTGACCAGTACCTTTTCTCAAAGCTCTTCTGCAAGATCAAGGTTGATTCGattgagaagatgatgatcgACGCACCCTGCCGCGCCCTAGATGGTAGCAGGATCAAGGGCCTGAGCGTAAAGGCCTTTAGCTGA
- a CDS encoding hypothetical protein (At least one base has a quality score < 10), with protein MSLPKPPTSLDDSCSVIYENTLYSFTPEAFLSLPLEEGAKWKKLEMGEKVSGAVCVGATPDDTAQAGLFVVGGTSGSDGYTGLQKYTYSTGKWTTITPSELITKDRLWHGSTYIKASDAILIYAGSRGGVAASSGETFTIQASEPYSVNSYGPGSSPGVKPILLNWSDVDACWVGGNTRNIAIALFNPTTGWRESGATLAEPLPKDSSSVQAIVMPGDDGSKSLYTFDLSQSPNQVRRFVLQDASGAPLSNSAAIANEKRELSLDDWPEYNSTLAPTATRQNFAIAQGADGKVVFSGGNSEDPLAIFDATKNSWVDATQVFDAENQKVLSDSTLTSSTFSTTETASSAKSTKSIYPQTRSSTSNSEISSTSATSTALSTGSSTASLTISEASVSATAGAAAGNSDDDFGISSNVILGIILGSILGFLALLGLLLLLLARRRKARRNGMEASSTRHFGNGSRQLLSRGQTRGHNATLSQESYSSMAILIDRTGKKKTSLTWKPTNETTRSSGSSLHKQIKATISKPILQEMPYPALQGYDTRGVGFDVTVAEHRPHAWPMEAQDGMRRSSGWNHYWSGGSALQILGFGGSKRTTAGSEQSSRYSEAMHHRFARATQDSSALPSLIFDFYPEINRVNSGSRVLAECSKIPFKGGVAGKLERTPSRTSSSGYSSGIPKSVNEAWGPYP; from the coding sequence ATGAGTTTGCCCAAGCCGCCAACGTCGCTGGACGACTCGTGCTCCGTCATCTACGAGAACACCCTTTACTCCTTCACGCCTGAGGCCTTCTTGTCCCTGCCTTTAGAGGAAGGTGCAAAATGGAAGAAGCTAGAGATGGGAGAGAAGGTTTCGGGGGCCGTCTGTGTTGGGGCGACCCCCGATGATACCGCACAAGCTGGCCTCTTTGTCGTCGGTGGAACCAGCGGCTCGGATGGCTACACTGGGCTGCAAAAGTACACCTACTCGACGGGCAAGTGGACTACCATCACCCCCTCCGAGTTGATCACGAAGGATCGCCTGTGGCATGGCTCGACGTACATCAAGGCCAGTGATGCCATCCTTATCTACGCTGGTAGCCGAGGCGGAGTCGCAGCCTCCTCGGGCGAAACTTTCACCATCCAGGCATCCGAGCCCTATAGTGTTAACTCCTATGGCCCTGGTTCTAGCCCCGGCGTCAAGCCTATTCTTCTCAACTGGTCTGATGTCGATGCTTGCTGGGTCGGCGGCAACACTAGAAATATCGCCATTGCCTTGTTCAACCCGACTACAGGCTGGAGGGAATCGGGAGCCACCTTGGCAGAACCCCTACCGAAGGACTCGAGTTCCGTTCAGGCGATTGTGATGCCAGGGGATGATGGCTCCAAGAGCCTCTACACTTTTGATCTCTCACAATCCCCCAACCAGGTCCGCCGGTTCGTTCTCCAGGACGCTTCTGGCGCGCCCCTTTCCAACTCGGCCGCCATCGCAAATGAAAAGCGCGAGTTGTCCCTGGACGATTGGCCAGAGTACAACTCGACGCTTGCACCAACCGCTACGCGGCAGAATTTTGCCATTGCCCAAGGCGCAGACGGCAAAGTTGTCTTCTCTGGTGGGAACTCCGAAGACCCTCTTGCCATATTCGATGCTACCAAGAACTCGTGGGTCGATGCCACCCAGGTATTCGATGCCGAGAACCAAAAGGTTCTGTCCGACAGCACGTTGACCTCTTCGACTTTCTCAACTACCGAAACAGCTAGCTCGGCCAAGTCGACCAAGTCAATTTATCCCCAGACGAGGTCGTCAACCTCAAACTCGGAGATCTCATCGACCTCTGCGACCTCGACTGCCTTGTCGACAGGCAGCTCAACCGCTTCTCTGACAATATCCGAGGCCAGCGTCTCGGCCACGGCAGGTGCGGCCGCTGGCAACAGTGACGACGATTTCGGTATCAGCTCCAATGTCATCCTGGGTATCATACTTGGATCGATCCTCGGATTCTTGGCCTTGCTTGGtctgctgttgttgctctTGGCGCGGCGACGCAAGGCCAGGAGAAACGGTATGGAGGCTAGCAGCACCAGGCACTTTGGCAACGGCTCACGCCAGCTACTCTCGCGCGGTCAAACCCGTGGTCACAACGCCACGCTGTCTCAGGAATCCTACTCATCCATGGCTATTTTGATAGATCGCACTGGGAAGAAAAAGACCAGTCTAACCTGGAAGCCTACCAACGAGACGACTCGAAGCTCCGGCAGCTCTTTGCACaagcagatcaaggccaCCATTAGCAAGCCGATTCTGCAGGAGATGCCGTACCCTGCACTGCAGGGCTACGACACCAGGGGCGTTGGTTTCGACGTAACCGTCGCAGAGCACCGACCCCATGCATGGCCCATGGAAGCCCAGGACGGCATGCGGAGGAGCTCTGGCTGGAACCATTACTGGTCCGGCGGCAGCGCATTGCAGATCCTCGGCTTCGGTGGATCCAAGAGGACAACCGCTGGGTCCGAACAGAGCTCCCGCTACTCTGAGGCCATGCACCATCGTTTCGCGAGGGCAACGCAGGACTCGTCAGCTCTACCATCGCTGATCTTTGACTTCTACCCCGAGATAAATCGGGTCAATTCCGGCAGCCGTGTTCTGGCCGAGTGCAGCAAGATTCCATTCAAGGGTGGAGTAGCCGGCAAGCTTGAACGCACCCCCTCGAGGACGTCATCATCGGGTTACTCCAGTGGCATCCCGAAGAGCGTCAATGAAGCCTGGGGACCATACCCTTAG